The genomic region AACTCCCCCCCGAACACAGCTTACAACTTTCATCGTACTGTGCTCTCCAAAGAGCAACTCTTCTCAAAATCGCAAAGGGTGCTGAGTTGGAATCCCATTCTAACTAAGGATTCTTGTGGTTCCGGAGGATCCAGCTACAGGAGAACCAGGAACGGAGAGCTTTCCCCCCTTTTCCGCCCGACTCTTTGGTCTTAAGAATGCTGGTTTTAAGAATGAGTGATTGCCCTTCTCCGACCCTTACTGCTCAACCTAAGAGCGGACAGCTAATGCGTTCCACTTATTGAACAGGATTCTATGGTCGGTCCGCGACCCCTGGATGCCGAAGGCGTCCTTGGGGTGATCTCGTAGTTCCTACGGGGTGGAGACGATGGGGTCGGTCCATGGATTTTCTTTCCTTTTGCCGCATTTCGCTCAAAGGGTTGAAGGGAGATAGTGCATCAAGCTGTTCGCAAGGGCCAACTTGATCCTCTTCCCCAGGGATCCCAGATGAGGGAACCCTAAGAGAGCCGCCGGCTCCAACTACCGTCCATGTACGATCCATACTAGATCTGACCAACTGTCCATCCTACCTCCTCTACGTTCTTGACAGCCCATCTTTGTCTCAGTAGAGTCTTTCAGTGGCATGTTTCGGTCCTCTTCCCCATTACTTAGAAAAAGTGAGCCACCGGTTCAGGTACAAGATACTATCATTACTGCCTGGACAATTAGACATCCAACCCGTAATCGCAACGACCCAATTGCAAGAGCGGAGCTCTACCAACTGAGCTATATCCCCCCGAGCCAAGTGGAGCATGCATGAAGGAGTCAGATGCTTCTTCTATTCTTTTCTTTTCCTTGGCGCAGCTGGGCCATCCTGGACTTGAACCAGAGACCTCGCCCGTGAAGTAAATCATCGCACCTACGGTCCAACCAATTGGGAGAGAATCAATAGATTCCTTTTCGGGAGCGATTCATCCTTCCCGAACGCAGCATACAACTCTCCGTTGTACTGCGCTCTCCAAGTGTGCTTGTTCCCCCCTTCTTCCTTACCATGGCAAGTCTTTGTGAAATAACTCCGATGAGAAGAAAAAAGAAGGCGTTAAGAGACAGACCCTCCTGGCCCAACCCTAGACACTCTAAGATCCTTTTTCAAACCTGCTCCCATTTCGAGTCAAGAGATAGATAAATAGACACGTCCCATTGCACTGATCGGGGGCGTTCGTAGTGACTGAGGGGGTCGAAGACCAAGAAGTGAGTTATTTATCATCCAAGCATTCTTCTTACGGCTAGATCCAATCTCCTGGTCCCTGCGGAAAGGAAAAAGAATTTCACGTTCTTCCTTTCGGGAAGGGAGGATTAGGAAAATCCTATTGATTGCAGCTTTCTCCAGACCTCCGGGAAAAGCATGAAAAAAAAAGGCTCGAATGGTACGATCCCTCCGTCACCCCAGAATGAAAGGGGCGATCTCGTAGTTCTTGGTCTGTGAAGATACGTTGTTAGGTGCTCCATTTTATTTTCCCATTGAGGCCGAACCTAAACCTGTGCTCGAGAGATAGCTGTCCATACACTGATAAGGGATGTATGGATTCTCGAGAAGAGAGGAGCCGTGGGGGTCCCCCCCGGACCGCCCGGATCCCACGAGTGAATAGAAAGTTGGATCTACATTGGATCTCACCTGAATCGCCCCATCTATCCTCCTGAGGAGAGGTTTGGTTTCAAACCCGGTTCGAACAGGAGAAGTACGCCATGCTAATGTGCCTTGGATGATCCACATCTCAGGGTCAGGCGCTGATGAGCACATTGAACTATCCATGTGGCTGAGAGCCCTCACAGCCCAGGCACAACGACGCAATTATCAGGGGCGCGCTCTACCACTGAGCTAATAGCCCGTCGTGCGGGCCTCCCGCCGGGGCCCGCTATGTCAAAAGCGAGAGAAACCCCATCCCCCTCTTTCCCTTTTTCGCCCCCATGTCGCCACGCGGGAGGGGCATGGGGACGTCAAAAAGGGGATCCTATCAACTTGTTCCGACCTAGGATAATAAGCTCATGAGCTTGGTCTTACTTCACCGTCCAGAAACGAAAGAGGACTTCCATCTCCAAGTTGAACTCAGATGTAGCTCGCCTCTTTTTGGGTGTAAAGCAATGTCAAACCAAAATACCCAACAAGCATTAGCTCTCCCTGAAAAGGAGGTGATCCAGCCGCACCTTCCAGTACGGCTACCTTGTTACGACTTCACTCCAGTCACTAGCCCTGCCTTCGGCATCCCCCTCCTTGCGGTTAAGGTAACGACTTCGGGCATGGCCAGCTCCCATAGTGTGACGGGCGGTGTGTACAAGGCCCGGGAACGAATTCACCGCCGTATGGCTGACCGGCGATTACTAGCGATTCCGGCTTCATGCAGGCGAGTTGCAGCCTGCAATCCGAACTGAGGACGGGTTTTTGGAGTTAGCTCACCCTCGCGGGATCGCGACCCTTTGTCCCGGCCATTGTAGCACGTGTGTCGCCCAGGGCATAAGGGGCATGATGACTTGACGTCATCCTCACCTTCCTCCGGCTTATCACCGGCAGTCTGTTCAGGGTTCCAAACTCAACGGTGGCAACTAAACACGAGGGTTGCGCTCGTTGCGGGACTTAACCCAACACCTTACGGCACGAGCTGACGACAGCCATGCACCACCTGTGTCCGCGTTCCCGAAGGCACACCTCTCTTTCAAGAGGATTCGCGGCATGTCAAGCCCTGGTAAGGTTCTTCGCTTTGCATCGAATTAAACCACATGCTCCACCGCTTGTGCGGGCCCCCGTCAATTCCTTTGAGTTTCATTCTTGCGAACGTACTCCCCAGGCGGGATACTTAACGCGTTAGCTACAGCACTGCACGGGTCGATACGCACAGCGCCTAGTATCCATCGTTTACGGCTAGGACTACTGGGGTATCTAATCCCATTCGCTCCCCTAGCTTTCGCCTCTCAGTGTCAGTGTCGGCCCAGCAGAGTGCTTTCGCCGTTGGTGTTCTTTCCGATCTCTACGCATTTCACCGCTCCACCGGAAATTCCCTCTGCCCCTACCGTACTCCAGCTTGGTAGTTTCCACCGCCTGTCCAGGGTTGAGCCCTGGGATTTGACGGCGGACTTAAAAAGCCACCTACAGACGCTTTACGCCCAATCATTCCGGATAACGCTTGCATCCTCTGTATTACCGCGGCTGCTGGCACAGAGTTAGCCGATGCTTATTCCCCAGATACCGTCATTGCTTCTTCTCCGGGAAAAGAAGTTCACGACCCGTGGGCCTTCTACCTCCACGCGGCATTGCTCCGTCAGGCTTTCGCCCATTGCGGAAAATTCCCCACTGCTGCCTCCCGTAGGAGTCTGGGCCGTGTCTCAGTCCCAGTGTGGCTGATCATCCTCTCGGACCAGCTACTGATCATCGCCTTGGTAAGCTATTGCCTCACCAACTAGCTAATCAGACGCGAGCCCCTCCTCGGGCGGATTCCTCCTTTTGCTCCTCAGCCTACGGGGTATTAGCAGCCGTTTCCAGCTGTTGTTCCCCTCCCAAGGGCAGGTTCTTACGCGTTACTCACCCGTCCGCCACTGGAAACACCACTTCCCGTCCGACTTGCATGTGTTAAGCATGCCGCCAGCGTTCATCCTGAGCCAGGATCGAACTCTCCATGAGATTCATAGTTGCATTACTTATAGCTTCCTTGTTCGTAGACAAAGCTGATTCGGAATTGTCTTTCATTCCAAGGCATAACCTGTATCCATGCGCTTCATATTCGCCTGGAGTTCGCTCCCAGAAATATAGCCATCCCTACCCCCTCACGTCAATCCCACGAGCCTCTTATCCATTCTCATTCGATTACGGCGGGGGAGTAAGTCAAAATAGAAAAACTCGCATTGGTTTTAGGGATAATCAGGCTCGAACTGATGACTTCCACCACGTCAAGGTGACACTCTACCGCTGAGTTATATCCCTTCCCTGCTCCCATCAAGAAATAGAACTGACTAATCCTAAGACAAAGGGTCGAGAAACTCAACGCCACTATTCCACTATTCTTGAACAACTTGGAGCCGGGCCTTCGTTTCGCACTATTACGGATACGAAAATAATGGAAAAAATTGGATTCAATTCTCAACTGCTCCTATCGGAAATAGGATTGAATACGGATTCGAGCCATAGCACACGGTTTCATAAAACCGTACGATTTTCCCGATCTAAATCAAGCAGGTTTTACATGAAGAAGATTTGGCTCAGCATGTTCTATTCGATACGGGTAGGAAAAGCGGTATTCTTAAAAAAATAGAGAAATCAGAACCAAGTCACGATGATACGGGTCAACCCCTTCTTCTTGCGCCAAAGATCTTACCATTTCCGAAGGAACTGGAGTTACATCTCTTTTCCATTTCCATTCAAGAGTTCTTATGTGTTTCCGCGCGCCTTTGAGACCCCGAAAAATGGACAAATTCCTTTTCTTTTCTTAGGAACACATACAATATTCGTCACTACAAAAAGGATAATGGTAACCCCCCCATTAACTACTTCATTTATGAATTTCATAGTAATAGAAATACATGTCCTACCGAAACAGAATTTGTAACTTGCTATCCTCTTGCCTAGCAGGCAAAGATTTACCTCCGCGGAAAGGATGATTCATTCGTATCAACACGAGAGTCCAACTCATTGCCAGAATCCATCTTGTATATTTATATTTGAAAGAAAGAGGTTGATCTCCTTGCTTCTCTCATGATACAATCCTCTTCCCGCTGAGCCCCCTTTCTCCTCGGTCCACAGAAACAAAATGTAGGACTAGTGCCAAAAGTGAATCACGGAAGAAAGGACTCACTGAGCCGGGATCACTAACTAATACTAATCTAATACTAATAGAATAGAAAAGAACTGTCTTTTCTGTATACTTTCCCCGGTTCCTTTGCTACCGCGGGCTTTACGCAATCGATCGGATCATATAGATATCCCTTCAACACAACATAGGTCATCGAAAGGATCTCGGAGACCCACCAAAGCACGAAAGCTAGGATCTTTCAGAAAATGGATTCCTATTCGAAGAGTGCATAACCGCATGGATAAGCTCACACTAACCCGTCAATTTGGAATCCAATTCGGGATTTTCCTTGGGAGGTATCGGGAAGGAATTGGAATGGAATAATATCGATTCATACAGATACAGAAGAAAAGGTTCTCTATTGATTCAAAGGCTGTACCTATGGGATAGGGATAGAGAAAGAGGAAAAAACGGAAGATTTCACTCACATAGTACTTTTGATCGAAAAATCAATCTTTCGTACCCTTCGCTCAATGAGAAAACGGGTCAGATTCTACAGGATCAAACCTATGGGACTTAAGGAATGATGGAAGGGAATAAAAAAAGAAATCAAAAAAGAAAAGAAATAAAAAAAAGAGAGGGAAAAATAATAAAAAAATAAGTAAATAAAAATGAAGTAGAAGAACCCAGATTTCAAATGAACAAATTCAAACTTGAAAAGGATCTTTCTAATTCTCGAAGAATGAGGGGCAAGGAGATTGATCGAGAAAGATCTCTTGTTCTTATTATAAGATTGTGATTGGATCCGCAGATGTTTGGTAAAAAGAAGAATCTTCTCCTTTGAGAATAATCCAAAATGGAAAGTGTTCAATTGGAACATGAAAACGTAACTGAATTGGTCCTAGTTACTCTTCGGGACGGAGTGGAAGAAGGGAGGAGATTCTCGAACGAGGAAAAGGACCCAATGACTTCGAAAGAATTGAACGAGGAGCCGTATGAGGTGAAAATCTCATGTACGGTTCTGTAGAGTGGCAGTAAGGGTGACTTATCTGTCAACTTTTCCACTATCACCCCCAAAAAACCAAACTCTGCCTTACGTAAAGTTGCCAGAGTACGATTAACCTCTGGATTTGAAATCACTGCTTATATACCTGGTATTGGCCATAATTCACAAGAACATTCTGTAGTCTTAGTAAGAGGGGGAAGGGTTAAGGATTTACCCGGTGTGAGATATCACATTGTTCGAGGAACCCTAGATGCTGTCGGAGTAAAGGATCGTCAACAAGGGCGTTCTAGTGCGTTGTAGATTCTTATCCAAGACTTGTATCATTTGATGATACCATGTGAATCGCTAGAAACATGTGAAGTGTATGGCTAACCCAATAACGAAAGTTTCGTAAGGGGACTGGAGCAGGCTACCATGAGACAAAAGATCTTCTTTCTAAAGAGATTCGATTCGGAACTATTATATGTCCAAGGTCCAATATTGAAATAATTTCAGAGGTTTTCCCTGACTTTGTCCGTGTCAACAAACAATTCGAAATGCCTCGACTTTTTTAGAACAGGTCCGAGTCAAATAGCAATGATTCGAAGCACTTCTTTTTTTTTTACACTATTTCGGAAACCCAAGGACTCAATCGTATGGATATGTAAAATACAGGATTTCCAATCCTAGCAGGAAAGGGAGGGAAACGGATACTCAATTTCAAGTGAGTAAACAGAATTCCATACTCGATCTCATGGATACATATCGAATTCTGTGGAAAGCCGTATTCGATGAAAGTCGTATGTACGGCTTGGAGGGAGATCTTTCTTTCATATCTTTCGAGATCCACCCTACAATATGGGGTCAAAAAGCCAAAATAAATGATTTTAGCCCTTATAAAAAGAAAACTGATTCTTGAATCCCTTTCACGCTCATGTCACGTCGAGGTACTGCAGAAGAAAAAACTGCAAAATCCGATCCAATTTATCGTAATCGATTAGTTAACATGTTGGTTAACCGTATTCTGAAACACGGAAAAAAATCATTGGCTTATCAAATTATCTATCGAGCCATGAAAAAGATTCAACAAAAGACAGAAACAAATCCACTATCCGTTTTACGTCAAGCAATACGTGGAGTAACTCCCGATATAGCAGTAAAAGCAAGACGTGTAGGCGGATCGACTCATCAAGTTCCCATTGAAATAGGATCCACACAAGGAAAAGCACTTGCCATTCGTTGGTTATTAGGAGCATCCCGAAAACGTCCGGGTCGAAATATGGCTTTCAAATTAAGTTCCGAATTAGTGGATGCTGCCAAAGGGAGTGGCGATGCCATACGCAAAAAGGAAGAGACTCATAGAATGGCAGAGGCAAATAGAGCTTTTGCGCATTTTCGTTAATCCATGAACAGAGGATCTATATAGACACATAGATCCGTGGATCCATATATCTCGATCGGAAAAGAATCAATAGAAAAAGAAAGAATCGGAATTGATCGATATATTTCTCGAAACAAACAAAAAAGAAACGAAAGATGAAACATAAATCATGGATCAACTAAGCCCTCTCGGGGGCTTGCTTAAGAATAAGAAAGAGGAATCTCATGTAAATACCATG from Eucalyptus grandis chloroplast, complete genome harbors:
- the rps7 gene encoding ribosomal protein S7, translating into MSRRGTAEEKTAKSDPIYRNRLVNMLVNRILKHGKKSLAYQIIYRAMKKIQQKTETNPLSVLRQAIRGVTPDIAVKARRVGGSTHQVPIEIGSTQGKALAIRWLLGASRKRPGRNMAFKLSSELVDAAKGSGDAIRKKEETHRMAEANRAFAHFR